Proteins encoded together in one Meles meles chromosome 7, mMelMel3.1 paternal haplotype, whole genome shotgun sequence window:
- the LOC123947577 gene encoding unique cartilage matrix-associated protein-like isoform X1, with product MPGPDVRNLVAGFRVCRTLSVLWFPNRASALPKMVWRQLFLASCLSAAVLLTMLQEGTGASVGTQQVARQEAQEDVEQKIFMQESDASNFLKKRGKRSPKSQDEANAENRQKLRADELQREYYEEQKNEFENFVEEQNDEQEERSREAIEQWRQ from the exons ATGCCTGGCCCAGATGTGAGGAATCTGGTGGCTGGCTTCAGGGTCTGTAGAACCCTCTCTGTCCTGTGGTTCCCAAACAGAGCCTCAGCCCTTCCAAAAATGGTGTGGCgacagctctttctggcctcctGTCTCTCAGCTGCTGTGCTCCTGACCA TGCTGCAGGAGGGGACTGGTGCATCAGTGGGTACCCAGCAGGTGGCAAGACAAGAGGCCCAGGAAG ATGTGGAACAGAAGATCTTCATGCAGGAATCAGATGCCTCCAATTTCCTCAAGAAGCGGGGCAAGCGGTCTCCCAAATCCCAAGACGAGGCCAATG CGGAGAACAGGCAGAAGCTGCGGGCTGACGAGCTGCAGAGAGAATATTACGAGGAACAAAAGAACGAGTTTGAGAACTTCGTGGAGGAGCAAAATGATG